The genomic DNA TCTCTGATGAAATCGAAGATTGGATTATTGCAGAATTTAGCAAAGCAGGATTAGATACTGCGAAAAGTATTCTTGAACAAGATGTTGAAGATTTAGTAAAAAGAACAGACCTAGAAGAGGAAACAATTCTAGATGTTATTAGAATTCTTAAAGAAGAATTCGAAGATTAATATATATTTGAAGTAAATTAAAAGAGTAAGGCAACATTTATGGCTGAAACTATTAGATTAAATAAAGTACTACGTGAGCTTAATATCTCTCTAGATCGTGCTGTAGAATTCTTGGATTCTAAAGGTGTCGAAATAGAGAAGCGCCCGACTACAAAAATTTCTGAAGCAACCTATAAGATTCTTTCAGATGAGTTTGAGACGGATGCTAGTAAGAAAATGAAATCACAAGCAGTAAGTGAAGCCAAGCTCAAAGAAAAAGAAGACTTGCGTCTTCAGCGTGAAAAAGAGATAGAAGAAAAGCAAAAAGCCGAAGAAGCTAAAGCTGCTGCAATAGCTAAAGAAAAAGAATTAGCTAGAGAAAAGGAGCTAGAAAAAGCAAAAGAAAAAGAAAAAGAAGCAGTTGTTAAAGCAACTAAAACTTTAGCTGGGCCAAAGCAAGTAGGTAAAATTGATTTAGAAGATAAAAGAAAGTCTTCAAAGCCAAAGCCAGTAAAAAAGGAAGAGGTGAAAAAATCACAACCAACGACTTCTAAAAAAGAAGAGCCTAAAAAAGAAGATAAAAAACCACTGCAAACAAAAAAGCCAGAAGCTAAACCGGTTAAAAAAGAAGCTGATAAACCAGCAGAAAAAGCTAAACCAGAAGCTAATGAGCCAGGGACTGTAGAAACCCAATATCAAAAACTATCAGGGCCAAAAATTGCAGGAGAAAAAATTGATTTATCTCAATTTAATAAACCTAAAAAGAAAAAAGAAGACCCTAAAAAGTCAGACGATAACAATAAAAGAAAACGTCGTCGTATCTCTAAACCAGGAGATAATAAATCTAATTCTGGAGGAAACAATAGAGGAGGAAACGATAGACACCGTGGTAAAAAAGGTGGCGGACGTAGAAATATTGTAAAAGAAGAGCCTAGTGAAGAAGATGTAAAAAAACAAGTAAGAGAAACGCTTGAAAAATTACAAGGTAAATCTAACAAAGGAAAAGGCGCTAAATATAGAAGAGATAAAAGAGATCAACACAGAGAACAAACTGAAATTGATCAACAAATTGAAGCAGCAGAAAGTAAAATACTTAAAGTGACAGAGTTTGTTACAGCAAGTGAAGTTGCAACCATGATGGATGTTAGTGTAACGCAAATTATCTCAGCATGTATGTCTTTAGGTATGATGGTTACAATGAACCAGCGTTTAGATGCCGAAACACTTTCTATAGTTGCTGAAGAGTTTGGTTATAAAGTAGAGTTTGTTACTGCAGATATTGAAGAGTCAATAACAGAAGTTGAAGATAATCCAGAAGATTTAATTGAACGTGCTCCTATTGTTACAGTAATGGGTCACGTAGATCACGGTAAAACATCTTTACTAGATTATATACGTAAAGAAAATGTAATTGCAGGAGAATCTGGAGGTATAACACAGCATATTGGTGCTTATGGAGTACAATTAGATAACGGACAAAAAATTGCATTTTTAGATACACCAGGTCACGAAGCCTTTACAGCCATGCGTGCACGTGGTGCTCAAGTAACAGATATAGCAATTATTGTTGCAGCAGCAGATGATGATATCATGCCGCAAACAAAAGAAGCAATTTCTCACGCACAAGCTGCAGGAGTACCAATTGTTTTTGCTATAAATAAAATAGATAAGCCAGATGCTAACCCAGAAAAAATAAAAGAAGGATTAGCAAACATGAACTTATTAGTTGAAGATTGGGGTGGTAAAATACAATCGCACGATATATCAGCAAAAATGGGAACTGGTGTAAAAGATTTATTAGAGAAAGTATTGCTTGAAGCAGAATTATTAGAACTTAAAGCAAACCCTAATAAACCAGCTGTTGGTACAGTAGTAGAAGCATTCTTAGATAAAGGTCGTGGATATGTCTCTACAATATTAGTACAAGCAGGAACATTAAAAATAGGAGATTACGTACTCGCAGGAAAAAATAGTGGTAAAATTAAAGCCATGCATGATGAACGTGGAAACGATGTAGCCGAAGCAGGACCATCAACACCAGTTTCAATATTAGGTTTAGATGGCGCGCCACAAGCAGGAGATAAATTTAATGTCTTTGCAGATGAGCGTGAAGCCAAGCAAATTGCAACTAAAAGAGCACAATTACAACGTGAGCAATCTGTTAGAACACAACGTCATATTACATTAGATGAAATTGGTCGTCGTATTGCATTAGGAGATTTCCAAGAGCTTAATATTATATTAAAAGGTGATGTTGATGGTTCGGTAGAAGCGTTAACAGACTCTTTCCAAAAATTATCTACTGAAGAAATTCATGTAAATATTATTCATAAAGGCGTTGGAGCAATTACAGAAAGTGATGTATTGTTAGCAACAGCATCAGATGCTATTATTATAGGATTTAATGTACGTCCAGTTGGAAACGCGAGACAAGTTGCAGATACCGAAGAAATCGATATCAGAACATACTCTATAATCTACGATGCTATTAACGATCTTAAAGACGCTATGGAAGGTATGTTATCTCCAGAAGTTAAAGAAGAAGTTACTGGGACAGCAGAGATTAGAGAAATGTTTAAAGTCTCTAAGGTTGGTACAATTGCTGGTTGTATGGTAATGAATGGTAAAATTTACCGTAACTCTAAAATACGCTTAATACGTGATGGTGTGGTAGTTTATACTGGAGAATTAGCATCATTAAAACGTTTTAAAGATGATGTTAAAGAAGTTGGTAAAGGTTACGATTGTGGTATGCAAATTAAAAACTATAACGACATTAAGGAAGGTGATGTTATAGAAGCATTCCATGAAGTAGAAGTAAAAAAGAAGTTAAAATAAAGTGATTAAAATATAGTTTTAAAAACTTATTAATATAAAAAAGCCGTTTTCAAATCAATTGAAAACGGCTTTTTAATTTTAATTTTTTGTTCTAAATTAATCCTTCTTTTTAGGTTTAAATATAAAAGAACCAGTAGGGAATTTCTTTTTAATTTTCATTAAAGCACGATCTGCTTCTAAGCGTGTTCTAAAATTTCCAACCCATACTTTATAATTAGGTGTTTCATAAACCAAACTTGATGGCCAAGAGTTAAAAGAGCTGTCAAAACTGTTTTCCATGCTTTCAGCACGTTCTCGACTGCCAGAAAATATTTGAATTTTATAACGGTTTGTATCGTTATCTTCTGTGTTTATTTCCTTTTTTAATTTTAATAAATTAGAAATTTCTTCATCTTGAGAAATGTCTAAAGAGCCATTTTGCGCGTTGCTAACAGAATAAATGCCAGCAGTTAAAAGTAAAAACAAGCTAATTTTTTTAGTCGAAATAATCTTCATTTTTTTAGTTCTATTTATTACAAATGTAAAAGTTATAAACGAAATCAAATACTTTTTCTTATTTAGAATTTCTCTAAATTAGGAATTAAGACTTCTTTAAGATTTCTAAAATGGACTTTAAGTATTACTTTTGCCTAAGTTTTTTATAACTGTATTTTTAAAGTATAGATGAAAAAATCATACCAAAGTTTAGAAGTAAATTCAATCAACAATATGAAACAGGTGATTCACCGCAAATTAGGCGTTAATATTCTTCAGTTAAGCTTAATTTTTATACTAGCGTTTTCTACTTCCCTTTCAGCTCAAGATGGCGATGCTGCTGCTGGAAAGGCGTTATTTAATGCAAATTGTGCTTCATGCCACAAATTAGATAAGAAAATGACAGGTCCTGCATTAAGAAATGTAGAGGCTCGATTAGAAGAAGAGCAAGGTTTAGATAGAGCATGGCTTTATGCTTGGATAAAAAACAGTGCAGGAATGATTAAGTCTGGTGATGCTTATGCTAACAAGATTTATAAAGAGTACAACGGTACTGCAATGACTGCTTTTCCTCAATTATCAGATTCAGATATTGACAATATATTAGCTTACACAGCTGAAGAAAAAGCGGCTCCGGCGGTTACACCTGGTGTAGTTGGAGGTGTTGACTCAAACCCTTCAAACGATGGTGCTTCAAATACTTTAATTTTAGGTGCTTTAGCATTATTGTTCGCTTTATTAGCAATAGCGTTAGTTTTAGTTAATAAAACGTTACGCCGTTTTGCAAATGAAAAAGGTGTGGAGTTGGAAACTAAGTCTTCAAGAAAACCACTTTGGAAAGCTTTTGTTGAAAATCAATTTTTGGTTTTAGTTACAGCGATTTTCTTTTTGTTAGCTGCAGGTTATTTTGTGTATGGTTACTTTATGCAGGTTGGTGTAAATCAAGGTTACGAGCCAGTACAAGAAATACACTATTCGCATAGAATTCACGCAGGTGATAATGGTATCGATTGTAAATACTGTCACTCATCGGCTAGAGTTAGTAAAACTTCAGGGATTCCGTCTTTAAATGTTTGTATGAACTGTCATAAGTCTATTTATGAAGTCGCTGAATCTACAGCTACAGAAGAGTATAGCAAAGCGTTTTATGATGGCGAAATCAAAAAATTATATGCGGCAGTTGGTTGGGATGATGCAAATCAAAAATATACAGGTGAAACCAAACCGGTAAAATGGACGAGAATTCACAATTTGCCAGATTTCGCATATTTTAATCACTCACAACACGTTTCTGTAGCAGGCGTTGAATGTCAAACATGTCACGGTCCAGTTGAAGAAATGGAAATTATGTACCAATATGCTCCATTAACAATGGGTTGGTGTATTAATTGTCACAGAGAAACAAACGTAAAAGTTAAAGATAACGAGTACTATACTAAAATTCACGAGCAATTATCTAAAAAATACGGTGTTGAAGAATTAACAGCAGCGCAAATGGGTGGTTTAGAATGTGGAAAATGTCATTATTAAAAGCATAGTATTTTAATAATTCCTATAACACTGGGACTCTCGATTAAGAGAGAATAGATGTTACACATAGCGAAGCAATGTGTTTAAACGAAATAAGAAATAAATTAAGAAGTAATTCAATTATATAATATGTCATCAAACAAGAAATACTGGAAAAGTGTTGAGGAGCTAAAAGATAGCTCTATTGTTGAGACGCTAAAACAAAACGAATTTGTAAATGAAATTCCTACTGATGAGTTTCTTGGAGACAAGGAAACATTAGAGTCTTCATCTACAACGCGTCGTGATTTCTTAAAATATGTTGGTTTTAGTACAGCTGCAGCTTCTTTAGCTGCTTGTGAAGGACCAGTAATTAAATCAATCCCTTATGTAGTACAGCCAGACTCTATAATCCCTGGTGTTGCTAATTATTATGCAACTACAATTGCAGATGGTTTTGATTTTGCAAGTGTTTTAGTTAAAACTCGAGAAGGTCGTCCAATTAAAATTGAAAACAATAATCTTGGAGCTACAGATGGTGGCGCAAATGCAAGAGTTAATGCATCAGTTTTAGGATTGTATGATAGTTTAAGAGTAAAGAACCCTATGAAAGGCGATGCAGCTATTTCTTGGTCTACTTTTACTTCTGAAACAACTCAAAAATTAAACGCTTTAAGAGATAGTGGAAAACAAATAGTATTATTAACACAAACTTTTGCAAGTCCATCAACGTCTAAGTTGATTTCTGAATTTAAAGAAAAATATGGAAATGTAAATCATGTGATTTATGATGCAGTTTCAGAATCTGCTGCTTTAGATGCGTTTCAAGCAAAATATAATGAAAGAGGCTTAGCTGATTATGATTTTTCTTTAGCATCAACAATTGTTGGTTTTGGAGCAGATTTCCTAGGAGATTGGCAAGGTGGAGGTTTTGATACAGGATACTCTCAAGGACGTGTTCCTAAAAAAGGAAAAATGTCTCGTCATATTCAGTTCGAATCTAACATGTCTCTTGCAGGAGCAAACGCAGATAAGCGTATTCCTTTAACACCAAATCAACAAAAACTTGCTTTAGCTAAATTACATAGCTTAATAGTTTCAGGTAGTACTTTTTCAGGAAGTTTACCTGCTCATATTGAAAAAGCAGTTGTAAATGCAGCAAATGAATTAAGAGTTGCAGAGAGTGCTGGTGTTGTTATTACTGGATTACAGGATATAAACGCACAAACAGTAGTTTTAGAGATTAACGAAGCTCTTAGTAGTAAGGCTTTTAATCCTAAAAAACCAATTAAAACAAGACAAGGAAATGATAAAGAAGTAATGACTTTAGTTGCCAATATGAAAGCAGGTAAAGTAGGAGCTATTATCATGAGTGGTGTAAACCCATTATATACATTACCAAACGCTTCAGATTTTGCTAAAGGATTGAAAAATACAGAGCTATCTGTTGCCTTTTCAATGAAAGCAGATGAGACAGCTTTAGTGTCACAATATATCGCTGCTGCACCTCACTATTTAGAAAGTTGGGGAGATGTAGAATTAAAGAAAGGTCATTTTGGTTTAATACAACCAACTATTCGTCCTTTATTTGATACTAAACAATTTCAAGAGGCATTATTATTATGGAATGGAAATACTGAAAAGTATAGCGATTACGTAAAAAATGTATGGAATACTTCTATTTTAGGTGGAGCTTCATTTAATCAAGCATTACACGATGGGTCTTTTATTTCTAAAACATCTGGAGATGTAGTAGAAGAAACTTCTGAAGTTTCTGAAGACAATATGGAGATACCAGCTGGAAATGCAGCTAGAGCTTTAGCAGCTAGCGCAACATCTAAAGGCATGGAGTTGACATTGTATACCAAAACAGGTATGGGTGATGGTCAACAAGCAAATAATCCATGGTTACAAGAGTTTCCAGATCCTATTACTAGAACATCTTGGGATAACTATTTAACAATTTCTGCAAAAGATGCTCAAAGACTAGAAATAGTTAATGAAAATGATGCAACAGGAGCATTAAATGGAAGTTATGCCGAAGTTACTGTTAATGGAACCAAGTTAACAGTGCCAGTAATTATTCAACCAGGTCAAGCTGCAGGTTCTGTAGGTTTAGCATTTGGTTATGGTAGAACGGCCGGTTTAAAAGAAGAAATGCAAACTGGTAAAAATGCTTACGCATTATATCAGAACTTTAAAAACATTCAGGAAGTTACAGTTAAAAAAGCAGCAGGTATGCATGAATTTGCATGTGTGCAGTTGCAAAACACTTTAATGGGTCGTGGAGACATTATTAAAGAAACTACTTTAGAGATTTTTAATACTAAGGACAAAAGCGCTTGGAATGCTGTTCCAATGGTATCTTTAAATCATGAAGAAACTCCAGTAACTTCACCAGATGTAGATTTATGGGATGAGTTTGATCGTTCAGTAGGACATCACTTTAACCTTTCTATAGACTTAAATGCTTGTACAGGTTGTGGAGCATGTGTAATAGCATGTCACGCAGAAAACAACGTACCGGTAGTTGGTAAAGAAGAAATTCGTCGTAGCCGTGATATGCACTGGTTACGTATTGATAGATACTATTCTTCAGAAGAAACTTTCGAGCAAGACGATGCTAAAAAAGAAGGATTTTCAGGATTATTTGGAGATAATGGTTCTTTAGGAGGATTTGGTGAACTTGAAGCAGCATCAGATAATCCACAAGTAGCATTCCAACCAGTAATGTGTCAGCATTGTAATCATGCACCTTGTGAAACTGTATGTCCTGTAGCGGCTACATCACATGGCCGTCAAGGTCAAAACCACATGGCATATAACCGTTGTGTAGGTACTAGATATTGTGCAAATAACTGTCCTTATAAAGTACGTAGATTCAACTGGTTCTTATACAATGGTAATGATGAGTTTGATTACTTTATGAATGATGACCTTGGAAGAATGGTTATTAACCCAGATGTAACAGTACGTTCTCGTGGTGTCATGGAAAAATGTTCTATGTGTATACAATTGACACAGAAAACTATACTTGATGCTAAACGTGAAGGACGTGAGATTAGAGATGGTGAATTCAAAACAGCTTGTTCTGCAGCTTGTACTAGTGGAGCAATGGTATTTGGAGATATTAACGATAAAAATAGTAAAGTTGCAAAACTTTTAAAAGACGATCGTATGTATCACTTATTAGAAAGTGTTGGTACTAAACCTAATGTTCAGTATCATACTAAAGTGAGAAACACGAAAGCATAAAAAGAATTAATTAACGAACAATTATAAAAGGATTATGGCGTCTCATTACGAAGCACCTATTAGAAGACCTTTAGTTACAGGCGAAAAATCGTATCACGATGTAACTGTCGATATCGCAGCTCCTGTTGAAGGGAAAGCAAATAAACAATGGTGGATTGTTTTTTCAATCGCATTAGTAGCTTTTCTTTGGGGAATTGGTTGTATTATTTATACAGTATCAACAGGTATTGGAACTTGGGGATTAAACAAGACCGTTGGATGGGCTTGGGATATTACTAACTTTGTTTGGTGGGTTGGTATTGGTCACGCAGGAACATTAATTTCTGCAGTACTTTTACTTTTCCGTCAAAAATGGAGAATGGCAATTAACCGTTCTGCAGAGGCAATGACAATTTTCTCAGTAGTTCAAGCTGGATTATTCCCAATTATTCACATGGGTCGTCCATGGTTAGCATATTGGGTTCTACCTATACCAAACCAATTTGGTTCATTATGGGTAAACTTTAACTCTCCGCTACTTTGGGATGTATTTGCAATTTCAACATATTTATCTGTATCATTAGTATTCTGGTGGACAGGTTTATTGCCAGATTTTGCAATGCTTAGAGATAGAGCAATTAAACCATTTCAAAAGAAAATTTATTCATTATTAAGTTTTGGTTGGACAGGTCGTGCTAAAGATTGGCAACGTTTTGAAGAAGTATCATTAGTATTAGCAGGTTTAGCAACACCATTAGTACTTTCTGTACATACCATTGTATCTTTTGACTTCGCAACATCTGTAATACCAGGATGGCATACTACAATTTTCCCACCTTACTTCGTAGCAGGTGCTATTTTCTCTGGTTTTGCCATGGTAAATACACTCTTAATTATAATGAGAAAGGTATGTAATCTTGAAGATTACATTACAGTTCAGCATATAGAATTAATGAATATTGTAATCATGATTACCGGTTCTATAGTTGGTGTAGCATATATTACTGAGTTATTTGTAGCTTGGTACTCTGGTGTAGAATTCGAGCAATATGCATTCTTAAATAGAGCAACAGGACCTTATTGGTGGGCATATTGGGCAATGATGTCTTGTAACGTGTTTTCACCTCAATTTATGTGGTTCAAAAAATTACGAACAAGTATTATGTTCTCTTTTATAATTTCTATTGTTGTAAATATAGGAATGTGGTTTGAACGTTTTGTAATTATTGTAACATCATTACATAGAGATTATTTACCATCATCATGGACAATGTTCTCTCCAACGTTTGTAGATATTGGTATATTTATAGGAACAATAGGATTTTTCTTTGTATTATTCTTATTATATTCTAGAACATTCCCTGTAATTGCACAAGCCGAAGTAAAAACAATCTTAAAATCTTCTGGACAACGTTATAAAAACATTAGAGAAAGAGGAGATAGTTTAATGGGAACAGGTTCAGACGAAAGAACTTCTGTATATGCATTAAAAGAAGATACAACACTTACTCCAACATTCGCGAAAGATGATACTAAAGTAAATAATTTACTTGAAGGTATTGGAACATTTGATCCAGCAACTCAAACGGCAGATGACTTAAAAGTAATTAATGGTATTGGTCCAAAAATGGAAGAAACATTAAATAGTATCGGTATTTTTACTTTTGCACAAGTAAGTAAAATGACAAATAGAGAATATACATTGTTAGATGAAATTACAGGTTCTTTTCCAGGTAGAGCAGAACGTGATGATTGGTCTGGACAAGCTAAAAAATTAATAAACTAAAAGTAGCATATGGAAACTTCAAAAGTAATTCACGCTATTTATAACGATGATGATGTTTTAATGGCAGCTGTAAAATCAGTAAAAGCAAAAAAACATCACATTGAAGAAATATATACGCCTTTTCCTGTTCACGGGCTAGACAAGGCTATGGGATTAGCGCCAACAAGAATAGCAATCGCATCATTTTTATACGGTTGTGTAGGTATAACAGTTGCCACTGTAATGATGAATTTTATCATGATTGAAGACTGGCCACAAAACATTGGTGGAAAACCAAGTTTTAGTTACTTAGAAAATATGCCTGCATTCGTTCCTATTATGTTCGAATTAACAGTATTCTTTGCAGCTCACTTAATGGTAATTACGTTTTACTTACGTAGTAGAATGTGGCCATTTAAAAAAGCCGAAAATCCAGATCCAAGAACAACAGATGATCATTTCTTAATGGAAATACCGGTTCACGGAAACGAAAAAGAATTGCACGATTTATTATCACAAACTGGTGCAGTGGAAATTAATATAATAGATAACGCGCATTAATTTTATACAATGAAGAGCATTATTAAAATATCAATATTAGCATTAGTAGTAGTGTCTATTGTAGCTTGTAAAAAAGATTCAAGACCTAATTACGAATACATGCCTAATATGTACGAGTCATTAGCTTACGAAACATATCAAGAATCTGATGCTTTTGCAAATGGTGTTGAAGCACAATTGCCAGCAGAAGGAACCATATCAAGAGGTTATACACCTTTTGATATAGAGAATACAACAGAAGGTTATAACCTAGCCAAAGATTCATTACAAATGAAACTTGATTCTACAAAAGTAGATTACGAAAAAGGAGGACCTTTATATGCAGTATACTGTGCAATTTGCCATGGTAATAAAGGTAACGGTCAAGGTAAACTTGTAAAAAGAGAAAAAATTCTTGGAGTACCTAGTTATGATGATGCTGGTAGAGCAATAACTGCAGGATCAGTTTATCATACAATATACTACGGTAAAAATACAATGGGTTCTTATGCAAACCAACTTAACGAAGAAGAGCGTTGGCAAGTTGTTGCGTATGTATTGAAATTGAAAGCAGAATTAGAAAAATAAGATTTAGTTAAAGATTATATAATGGAATACAAAATTTCAAATAGACTAAGATTAACTGCAATCATACTAATGGTCGTTGGAGCATTAGGTGTAGGTTATAGTTTTCTATCATCTCACGTAACATTTGAGGAAGTTGAAACAATGTTAGCAAACGAATCTCATCACGGAGATGGACATGGTGAAACTACTACAGATCATACTGTAAAAGAAACTCATGATATTGCAGAAGGAACTCACGATACTCATAAAACTGAAGCACATTCAGATAGTCATGATAGCGTAGATGAACACACAAAACATGTAAATCACGTAATGCATGCAATGCACAATAGACCATGGTCTGCATTTTATATTGCTGCATTTTTCTTTATGATGATATCATTAGGTGTATTAGCTTTTTATGCAATACAATATGCTGCACAAGCAGGTTGGTCTCCTTTATTATTAAGAGTAATGGAAGGTATTACAGCTTATCTACTTCCAGGAGCACTAATTGTATTATTAATAGCTGTTGCTTCTGGTACAATTGGACATTATAATATTTTCGTCTGGATGGATCCAGATGTTGTAGCTCATGATAAATTAATTCAAGGAAAAACAGGTTGGTTAAATACTTGGGGATTTGCAATTAGAGGTTTAGTATTTATTGCTGGATGGTCTCTATATAGATACTTTTCTAGAAAATTCTCTATCGCACAAGACAAAGCAAACGATAACAAGAACTTTAAAAAGACTTTTCGTATTTCAGCTGCATTTTTAGTATTCTTTATTTATACTGAATCAATGATGTCTTGGGATTGGATTATGAGTGTAGACCCACACTGGTTCTCTACATTATTCGGATGGTATGTATTTGCAGGTATGATGGTTTGCGGTGTTACTACTATAGCTTTAATAACACTTTACTTAAAAGGAAAAGGATTATTGCCAAAAGTTAATGATAGCCATTTACATGATTTAGCAAAATTCATGTTTGGATTTAGTATCTTCTGGACATATTTATGGTTCTCTCAATTTATGTTAATTTGGTATTCAAATATTCCAGAAGAAGTTACATATTTTGTAACCAGAATCGAAGATTATAAATTACCTTTCTTTGGAATGATTGCTATGAATTTCTTATTCCCATTATTACTATTAATGAACAGTGATTATAAGCGTATACCATGGTTTGTTGTAATGACAGGTGTAATGATATTAGCAGGTCATTATATAGATGTATTTAACATGATTATGCCAGCTACAGTTGGTGACCAATGGTATATTGGTATTCCAGAAATTTGTTCAATGTTATTCTTTGCAGGATTATTTATTTTTATTGTCTTTACAGCACTTACCAAAGCGCCATTAGAGCCAACAAGAAATCCTTTTGTAAAAGAAAGCGAACATTTCCATTATTAATAACACATTCAATAAAGAAGAACGACAACAATGACGGCTTTATTATCAATTTTAGTTTTAGTATTCATACTAGTTGCAATCTGGCAAATGGTTAAAATATTTGATTTAACTCAAACAGTTTCAGCTGGTGGAAATAATCAAATAGCAAACGATAAAGACAATAGAATTAATGGTTACTTAATGTTAGGTTTTTTAATCTTCATTTATGTAATTACTATTATGTGTTTTGCTATGTATGGAGATTTACCATTAATGTCCAACTCTGCTTCAGCTCATGGACCAGATATAGATAGCTTAATGATTATCTCTATGATAGTTATCTTTTTTGTACAAACTATAACACAGTTTTTACTTCACTACTTTGCATTTAAATACAAAGGAGAGAAAGGAAAAAAAGCTCTTTTTTATGCAGATAACAATAAATTAGAAGCAATTTGGACTATAATTCCTGTTATTGTATTAGCAGGATTAATTATAAAAGGTTTATTTACTTGGACTACAATAATGAATGTAAGTACAGAAAATGATCCTCTAGTAATAGAACTTTATGCTCAACAATTTAATTGGAAAGCACGTTATGCTGGTGAAGATAATGCTTTAGGTAAAGCTAATGTTAGATTAATTGATATTGACCGAGCTAATATATTAGGTGTAGATGAATCTGATCCTTACGCTCAAGATGATATTATTACAACTGAACTTCACTTGCCAGTTGGACGCCCAGTATTATTTAAAATGCGTTCTCAAGATGTTTTACACTCTGCGTATATGCCACATTTTAGAGCACAAATGAACTGTGTTCCTGGTATGATAACTCAATTTGGTTTCACACCTACTGTAACAACTGCAGATATGCGTGAAACACCAGAAATGATTGATAAAGTTTCAAACATTAATAAAATAAGAATTGAAAAAAGTAAAGCTTTAGTTGCCAAAGGAGAAGAAGGTTTAGAGCGTTACGAATTTGATTACCTATTATTATGTAACAAGATTTGTGGTACATCACACTACAACATGCAAATGAAAATAATAGTAGAAACTCAAGAAGAATATGATGCCTGGTTAAAAACCCAAAAAGTATTCAAAGATTCTCTAGTTGAAAATAATTAATTAAAAGGTTATAAAAGATATTTAGATTATGTCAGCACACGCAGATACTCACGACGCTCACGACGATCACCACCATAAAGAAACGTTTATTACTAAATATATATTTAGTCAGGATCATAAAATGATTGCCAAACAGTACCTTATTACAGGTACTATAATGGGAGTTATTGGTGTAATGATGTCTTTAATGATGCGTATGCAAATTGCATGGCCAGAAGAGCCAAATGTAATTTTTAAAGCATTATTAGGTA from Lacinutrix sp. 5H-3-7-4 includes the following:
- the infB gene encoding translation initiation factor IF-2, encoding MAETIRLNKVLRELNISLDRAVEFLDSKGVEIEKRPTTKISEATYKILSDEFETDASKKMKSQAVSEAKLKEKEDLRLQREKEIEEKQKAEEAKAAAIAKEKELAREKELEKAKEKEKEAVVKATKTLAGPKQVGKIDLEDKRKSSKPKPVKKEEVKKSQPTTSKKEEPKKEDKKPLQTKKPEAKPVKKEADKPAEKAKPEANEPGTVETQYQKLSGPKIAGEKIDLSQFNKPKKKKEDPKKSDDNNKRKRRRISKPGDNKSNSGGNNRGGNDRHRGKKGGGRRNIVKEEPSEEDVKKQVRETLEKLQGKSNKGKGAKYRRDKRDQHREQTEIDQQIEAAESKILKVTEFVTASEVATMMDVSVTQIISACMSLGMMVTMNQRLDAETLSIVAEEFGYKVEFVTADIEESITEVEDNPEDLIERAPIVTVMGHVDHGKTSLLDYIRKENVIAGESGGITQHIGAYGVQLDNGQKIAFLDTPGHEAFTAMRARGAQVTDIAIIVAAADDDIMPQTKEAISHAQAAGVPIVFAINKIDKPDANPEKIKEGLANMNLLVEDWGGKIQSHDISAKMGTGVKDLLEKVLLEAELLELKANPNKPAVGTVVEAFLDKGRGYVSTILVQAGTLKIGDYVLAGKNSGKIKAMHDERGNDVAEAGPSTPVSILGLDGAPQAGDKFNVFADEREAKQIATKRAQLQREQSVRTQRHITLDEIGRRIALGDFQELNIILKGDVDGSVEALTDSFQKLSTEEIHVNIIHKGVGAITESDVLLATASDAIIIGFNVRPVGNARQVADTEEIDIRTYSIIYDAINDLKDAMEGMLSPEVKEEVTGTAEIREMFKVSKVGTIAGCMVMNGKIYRNSKIRLIRDGVVVYTGELASLKRFKDDVKEVGKGYDCGMQIKNYNDIKEGDVIEAFHEVEVKKKLK
- a CDS encoding SPOR domain-containing protein; this encodes MKIISTKKISLFLLLTAGIYSVSNAQNGSLDISQDEEISNLLKLKKEINTEDNDTNRYKIQIFSGSRERAESMENSFDSSFNSWPSSLVYETPNYKVWVGNFRTRLEADRALMKIKKKFPTGSFIFKPKKKD
- a CDS encoding c-type cytochrome; translation: MKKSYQSLEVNSINNMKQVIHRKLGVNILQLSLIFILAFSTSLSAQDGDAAAGKALFNANCASCHKLDKKMTGPALRNVEARLEEEQGLDRAWLYAWIKNSAGMIKSGDAYANKIYKEYNGTAMTAFPQLSDSDIDNILAYTAEEKAAPAVTPGVVGGVDSNPSNDGASNTLILGALALLFALLAIALVLVNKTLRRFANEKGVELETKSSRKPLWKAFVENQFLVLVTAIFFLLAAGYFVYGYFMQVGVNQGYEPVQEIHYSHRIHAGDNGIDCKYCHSSARVSKTSGIPSLNVCMNCHKSIYEVAESTATEEYSKAFYDGEIKKLYAAVGWDDANQKYTGETKPVKWTRIHNLPDFAYFNHSQHVSVAGVECQTCHGPVEEMEIMYQYAPLTMGWCINCHRETNVKVKDNEYYTKIHEQLSKKYGVEELTAAQMGGLECGKCHY